The Antarcticibacterium sp. 1MA-6-2 genome has a window encoding:
- a CDS encoding SPOR domain-containing protein has product MRILSVQNLFFAGIFILGIQYSAFSQTGQVNVQQSEMIPQLVELKSQMTKDGKLGERYQIQLYYGDNNQASEVIKEFRSKYNSWPSQIIYETPNYKVWIGNFRNRLEADRALLKIKQDFPAAFIPKPQRG; this is encoded by the coding sequence ATGAGAATTTTAAGTGTCCAAAACTTGTTTTTCGCAGGGATTTTTATTCTGGGAATTCAGTACTCTGCATTTTCCCAAACAGGGCAGGTAAACGTTCAACAAAGTGAAATGATCCCTCAGTTAGTGGAATTAAAGTCCCAAATGACAAAGGATGGAAAACTTGGGGAACGTTACCAGATACAGTTATACTATGGTGACAATAATCAGGCTAGTGAAGTAATAAAAGAATTTAGAAGCAAATATAATTCCTGGCCTTCTCAAATAATTTATGAAACCCCAAATTATAAAGTGTGGATAGGTAATTTTAGAAACAGGCTGGAAGCAGACCGGGCTTTATTAAAAATAAAACAGGATTTTCCCGCAGCTTTTATTCCAAAACCACAACGAGGATAA